GCACGCGTCGCATAGTCCGGCTGATCGCCGGGCGCATTGAACAGCACCTGGATCGCGTCGCCGATAATTTTTGCGACCGTTCCCTCATGTGCAAAGACGACTTCGGTCATCCCGCCCACATATTCGTTGAGGAGCGCGCCCAGCGTCTCGGGCGGCGCGGTCTCGACCAGCGAGGTGAAGCCGGTGATATCGGTGAAAATGGTCGCGACATCGCGCCACTGCACCTCGATCCCCTCACCCTCGCCGCCCGCCGCCAGACGCTTGGCAAGCTCTGGCGAGAAGTGGCGCGACAATGCGGCGTGGGCCCGCTCGGCCTCAGCCTGACGGCGCCTCACCTCGCGCAACATCCCGATGTGGCGAAGGGTCTTCTCGATTGTGGTTTCCAGGTCGGCGAAGTCGATCGGCTTGGTCAGGAAGTCGAACGCCCCACGGTTCATGGCGGTGCGGATATTGCTCATGTCGCCATAGGCCGAAACGATGATGGTCGACTTCTTGTCCTCGGCTTCCTGCAGCTTCTGCAACAGCGACAACCCGTCCATTCTGGGCATGTTGATGTCGGAGACCACCATGTCGACGTGCGGGTTCTGCTCAAGCGATTCCAGCGCCTCCAAGCCGTCGCGCGCGAACATGATGGCAACGATCCCGTCGCGGATCTGCCTGCGGAATTTTTGCAGGATCAGTGCCTCGAGATCGGGCTCATCGTCGACGAAGAGGATGGTCGAAGTCATGCCGCCTGCTCGAGCCTCGTGTCGATCTGCTGGCGCAGCAGCGCAAAATCGATCGGCTTGGTGAGCAGCCCAATGGCGCCACGCTCGATCGCCTTGCGACGCGTCTCGGCATCGCCGTACGCCGTGATCATGATGACCGGAACATGCGGATGCTCGGCGCGCACCTTGGGCAGCATGTCGAGCCCGCTCATGCCGGGCATGTTGATGTCAGACAGGATCAGGATCAACGAGGGGTCGCGAACCTCGGCCGCGAGCTTCAGCGCTTCGGACGCCGAGGGTGCGAACTCCATCTGGAAACGGCCGGCGCGCAGGTCGCGCCTGAATTGCTGCCGGAACAGCGCCTCGACATCGGGCTCGTCATCGACGACCAGGATGTAAACGTTCACGTCTTGCCTCCGGAAGTATCGCCTGCCGCGATGACGCGCGGCAGGGTGATGATGAATTCGGTGAAGACACCGGGCTCGGTGTTCACGTCGATCGTGCCGCCGTGCTGTTTCACGACGATGTCATGGCTCATGGACAGACCAAGCCCGGTGCCCTCGCCGGCCGGCTTGGTGGTGAAGAAGGGATTGAACATCTTCTCCTTCACGTCCGGCGGAATGCCCGTGCCGTTGTCGCGAATCCGGATTTCGACCTTGCCGCCGAGATTCTTCGTCGTGGCGCTCACGGTCGGTTCGAATCCATCGGCGGCGCTGTCCTTGCGCTTAAGCGCAGCATAGAAGCCGTTCGAGATCAAATTGAGGAAGACGCGGGCGATCTCCTGCGGATAGACGTCGGCCATCCCGGCGGTCGGATCGAGGCCGCGCTGGAGTGTCACGTTGAACGACGGCCGTTCGGCGCGCGCGCCGTGATAGGCGAGATTAAGGCTCTCCTCGACGATCGCGTTGATGTCGGCTGGGCGATGCTCGCTGGAGCCCTCGCGCGAGTGCAGCAGCATGTTCCTGACGATGGAATCGGCGCGCTTGCCGTGCTGCGCGACCTTCTCGAGATTGCCCCTGAGCATGCCGGTCAGCTCAGCCACCTCGTCCTTCGTCTTGCCGTCAAGCGATGCCGTTTGCAGGACCTCGTTGAGCTCGTCGATCAGCTCCGCCGAGATCGACGAGAAATTATTGACGAAGTTGAGCGGGTTCTTGATCTCGTGGGCGATCCCAGCGGTGAGCTGGCCGAGCGAGGCCAGCTTCTCGGTCTGGATCAGGCGGCCTTGAGCCGCGCGCAACTCATCAAGGGACTTCGAGAGCTCCATCGTGCGTTTGCGCAACTCATTCAGCAGCCGCGCGTTCTCAATGGCGATGACGGCTTGCTTCGTAAAATTCTCGACGACGGAGATTTGCTTGTCGGTAAACGGACGGACTTCCTTGCGATAGACCGCGATCGTGCCAATCAGCTCGTTCTCCCTCAGCATCGGCACGACGACGATCGTGCGGGCGCCGGCCACATCGGAGATTCCGCGAATGCTTGGTCCTCCTGCAATATAGGCAGGCGTGTTCTGCACATCGTGAACGTGAACGACCTGATTTGTCCTGACAACGGCGGCGAGCGCACTCTCCGGATGAGGATGGATCGCCACATCCCGTCGCGAAGCGGCGAACGCAGGCGGCACGTTGTAGTCAGCTGCAATGGTGAAGCTTTCGCCGTTCCACAGGTTCATGATCCCGAAACTTGCGCCACAGACGCGCGTGGCATTCTCGAGCAATTTGTGGAACACCGGCGTGAGTTCGCCCGGAGACGAACTAATCACCTGTAGCACCTCCGACGTCGCTGTCTGCTGCTCCAGCGACTCCCTCAATTCAGCCGTACGTACCGAGACCTTCCTCTCCAAATCGGCATAGGATTCCCGCAGACGCTCGCCCATGTGGTTGAACCGGTCCGCGAGCTCCTCGAGCTCGTCGCCGGTCTTGATCGAGATCCGCTGCGAGAAATCACCTCCGCCGATCCGCTCGGCGCCGCTGCGCAGCGCCTGGATCGGGCCGACCATGCGCCGCGCGAGGAATATTCCAGCGAGCACCGCGAAGATCGAGGCCGCGAGCAGCACGATCGCGAGCCGTTCCAGCGAAGCATAGAGCGCCGCATAGGCCTCCTCGACCGGCAGCTCGACGAACATGGTCCAGCCGAGCGGAGCGATCGGCGCTGACGCCGTCAAAACCTTCTGCCCCTGGATGTTGGTCGCTTCCTGCAGGGCGTCCGGCATGACGCCGCCGCTGGCGAGCGCGGCGCGCACGTGCGCCAGTCCCGACAGGTCGGTGTTGCGCAAAACCAGGCTGATATCGGGATGCGCGATCAGGCGGCCCTCCGGGCCGACCACATAGGCATGTCCGTGCTCGCCGACCTTGATCTGGGACACGACGTCCCAGATCAGCTTGAGATTGACCTCTGCAATGCTGACGCCGGCATCCTTGCGGGCGCCGGCCTGCGCCAGCGTCATGTAGGGCTCGGAATCCCTGCGGAAATAGACCGGTCCGTAAAAGACCTTGTGTGCGACCGCCTGCGTGAATTTTGGATCGTCCGACAGATCGATGCCGCTGTCGATCGCGTCCATCGCCAGGCGCGAAACGCGTAACCGCTCTCTGCCGGTCGCATCGACCTGGGCGAGTTCGGTGATCGCCGGCACTTGACGCAAGAGCCGCAGCGCGTCGAACCGGCGCGGCTCGATCGAGCCCGCCGACCACGGCAGTTGCGTGGTCCAGCCGAGCTGGCTTTCGATCTCCTTGACGAACTGGCCGATCTTGGCGGCGGCGGCCTCGGCCTGCTCGTGCTGGACCCGGATCAGCGAGGCCTTGTGCTCGCGATAGTAGAACAAGACCTCGAACAGGCCATTGGCCAGCAGGGCGACGGCGACCACGGCCACGAACAGCGCGACATATTTGGTGAATAGCCGCGTCCTGATCCCTCGCCTCGCCTCTCCGGACGCGACGCCGCCCGCGGCCGCGCGCGGTAGCGACCTGGTTTGCGGGGTGTCGGGATGGACGGAAATGCTCATTCCCCCAAGCCTAGCAAGAAGGCCGGACCTTGTCTCTCGCCCCAGCGCACAAGGTTACTCGATCACCTCGTCGGCAAGTGCCAGCATGGTCGGGGGAATTTCAAGTCCTGTCGCCTTCGCCGTCTTCGCCCCGGCTCTCCGCCGTTACCGGCGCGATCGGCGTCACCGTACGCAGGCGATAGATGCGGCCTGGCGTATCGGCCGGCGCCATGCCCGGGCGCACCAATGCCGCCCCGCCAAGCACTGCCAGAAATTCGCGCCTCTTCGTCCGACAACCCGCCTCGAGCGCACAATCACGGCGCTACAGCGATCACATTACGAGATGTCGCACGACAAAAAAAAAGCGGCAACAGCGATGGCTGTTGCCGCTTCGCACCCAAATCGGGCCTTGGTCAGGTCGGCCGCAGCACCTTGGAGCCGAGATCGACCTCGTTGACCTGCTTGTTACGCTCGGAATCGGCCGCCGCGCGATGGTCGGTCGCCAGCACGACATAGACCGCCGGCAGCACGAACAGCGTGAACAGCGTGCCGATCGACATGCCCGCAACGACCACGAGGCCGATCGAGAAGCGGCTGGCCGCACCGGCGCCGGTTGCCGTCAGCAGGGGGATCAAGCCAGTGACCATCGCAGCCGTCGTCATCAAGATTGGACGGAGGCGAATACGCGCCGCCATTTCGATGGCCGAGCGGCGGTCGAGCCGCTCGTTAATCTGAAGCTCGTTGGCGAACTCCACCATCAGGATGCCGTGCTTGGTGATCAGGCCAACCAGGGTGAGTAGACCGACCTGGGTGTAGATATTCATGGTCGCCACGCCGAAGAACAGCGGGATAAGCGCGCCGACGATCGCCATCGGCACCGAGATCATGATCACCAGCGGGTCACGCAAGCTCTCGAACTGCGCCGCAAGCACCAGGAAGATGATGATCAGCGCGAAACCGAAGGTGATCGCGAGCTGATTGCCTTCCTGCACGTACTGCCGGCTATCCGCGAGATAGTCGTGGCTGAAGCCCTGCGGCAACTTCTTGGCCTCACCTTCGAGGAAATCGACCGCGGCGCCGACAGTCACGCCGGGCATCGGCACGGCCGAGAAGGTCGCCGAATTGAGCTGATTGTAATGCGTCAGCGAGTTCGGATCGGTCCTGGTCTCGATCGACACCACCGTCGACAACGGAAGCTGCTGGCCGGTGTTGGTCGACACGTAGTAGCCGCCGAGCGATTCCGGCGAGAGCCGCTGGCTCCGCGGCACCTGCGGGATCACCTGGTAGGAGCGGCCTTCGAGATTGAAGCGGTTGATGTAGTTGCCGCCCAGCAGTACCGCGAGCGCACT
This portion of the Bradyrhizobium diazoefficiens genome encodes:
- a CDS encoding adenylate/guanylate cyclase domain-containing protein — encoded protein: MTSTILFVDDEPDLEALILQKFRRQIRDGIVAIMFARDGLEALESLEQNPHVDMVVSDINMPRMDGLSLLQKLQEAEDKKSTIIVSAYGDMSNIRTAMNRGAFDFLTKPIDFADLETTIEKTLRHIGMLREVRRRQAEAERAHAALSRHFSPELAKRLAAGGEGEGIEVQWRDVATIFTDITGFTSLVETAPPETLGALLNEYVGGMTEVVFAHEGTVAKIIGDAIQVLFNAPGDQPDYATRAVACAHDLDAWAQDFCARQSDRGVDFGATRIGIHAGSALVGNFGGNRFFDYTAYGDTINIAARLEAANKQLGTRICVSSGVAEAARNFQGRPVGDLMLRGRSEPLRAFEPLPRERFEAPETALYSEAFARMEAGDAAAMPAFAALVSMHADDPLAGFHLRRLLNGGKGIRIQLD
- a CDS encoding response regulator — encoded protein: MNVYILVVDDEPDVEALFRQQFRRDLRAGRFQMEFAPSASEALKLAAEVRDPSLILILSDINMPGMSGLDMLPKVRAEHPHVPVIMITAYGDAETRRKAIERGAIGLLTKPIDFALLRQQIDTRLEQAA
- a CDS encoding ATP-binding protein; its protein translation is MSISVHPDTPQTRSLPRAAAGGVASGEARRGIRTRLFTKYVALFVAVVAVALLANGLFEVLFYYREHKASLIRVQHEQAEAAAAKIGQFVKEIESQLGWTTQLPWSAGSIEPRRFDALRLLRQVPAITELAQVDATGRERLRVSRLAMDAIDSGIDLSDDPKFTQAVAHKVFYGPVYFRRDSEPYMTLAQAGARKDAGVSIAEVNLKLIWDVVSQIKVGEHGHAYVVGPEGRLIAHPDISLVLRNTDLSGLAHVRAALASGGVMPDALQEATNIQGQKVLTASAPIAPLGWTMFVELPVEEAYAALYASLERLAIVLLAASIFAVLAGIFLARRMVGPIQALRSGAERIGGGDFSQRISIKTGDELEELADRFNHMGERLRESYADLERKVSVRTAELRESLEQQTATSEVLQVISSSPGELTPVFHKLLENATRVCGASFGIMNLWNGESFTIAADYNVPPAFAASRRDVAIHPHPESALAAVVRTNQVVHVHDVQNTPAYIAGGPSIRGISDVAGARTIVVVPMLRENELIGTIAVYRKEVRPFTDKQISVVENFTKQAVIAIENARLLNELRKRTMELSKSLDELRAAQGRLIQTEKLASLGQLTAGIAHEIKNPLNFVNNFSSISAELIDELNEVLQTASLDGKTKDEVAELTGMLRGNLEKVAQHGKRADSIVRNMLLHSREGSSEHRPADINAIVEESLNLAYHGARAERPSFNVTLQRGLDPTAGMADVYPQEIARVFLNLISNGFYAALKRKDSAADGFEPTVSATTKNLGGKVEIRIRDNGTGIPPDVKEKMFNPFFTTKPAGEGTGLGLSMSHDIVVKQHGGTIDVNTEPGVFTEFIITLPRVIAAGDTSGGKT